A segment of the Caloenas nicobarica isolate bCalNic1 chromosome 12, bCalNic1.hap1, whole genome shotgun sequence genome:
TGTGCAGGGTGGGCATCCCGCACTGGCACCCCAGCCCCTGGCACAACCTGGCCAGAGCAGAAAGGAGGGAGGCAGCGCCTGAGAACAGAGATTTAATGGCCCGAGATGCTCTCCTGGCCAGATCAGCGCCTGAGGAATGGGGGGCTCTGCCCCATGCCACAGGGCCATGGGGCGGCTGTGGGACAGGGACGAGGGCTGGGGACCCCGCAGTTCTGGCCCTAGCAGGCAGAGCAGCGATCGCCCTTCTCCTGCAGGCCAGGGTTGCGGCGCAGCATGTCCTTGAGGGAGCCATCCTGCTCTGTCAGCAGCTGGTTGATCTCGTTCTGCTTGTACTCAGAGGAGAGCTTGTGCCCGTAGAAGGAGCCCTTCCCTGAGGAGGGGTTGGAGTTGTGCTGGCCTCGACGGGCACAGGCCCGCACCACCAGGTAGACCAGCTCCGCCATGTTGAGGACAATGCAGATGCTGGAGGTGACCAGCATGAAGACAGTGAAGATGGTCTTCTCAGTGGGCCGGGAGATGAAGCAGTCAACGATGTTGGGGCAGGGGTAAGCCTCGCACTTAACCAGCCGTACCATCTGGTAGCCCGGGTAGAGCATGTAGAAGATGTACATGAACACAGCCTCAAAGAGCAGCCTGAAGACCACACTGCAGACGTACGTCCACCACAGTGAACCTGATATGCGCATCTTGTGCTTCTTCACCTCCTCCATGTGCTTGGGGTCCCCGTGCCCTGtcagcaccagcagcttcttctcctggtgctgctggtagGCCACGTGCATGGCCACGAGGAGGGCTGGTGTGGTGACAAGGATGAGCTGCAGGGCCCATAGACGGATGTGGGAGATGGGGAAGAAGTGGTCATAGCATACGCTGttgcagccaggctgctgaGTGTTGCAGGTAAAGGCAGATTTCTCATCCCCCCAGACGCTCTCAGCTGCTACCACCAGCACCATTATCCGGAAGATGAAGATGACGGAGAGCCAGATGCGCCCGATGGCAGTGGAGTGGCGGTTCACCCCACTCAGCACCGTATAGAGGCCGGCCCAGTTCATTGTTCCTCACGTCTGCAGGATCGAGCAGCGAGAGACAGTGTCAGGAGCGGGAAGAGCCCCTGGCTGAGAGCCCCTGTGTCCCAGTCCTggtggcagcagccccaggagggacCCGGGAGTAAGTGGCTGCTACAGCCCTGGCGGGTGGACAGCAGAATGGAaggacagcaggatggcagCATGGCTGTTGCTGCTGACATGGCTCAGGACAGCGTTTTGGCCGGAGCAGGCAGGAGACTGGTTGGCCCTGCAGTGCCAGCTGTTCCTGCCCTGTCACCCCACACTGGCATGGGGATCCTGACCcatggctgctgcagaggatgGAGGCAGAGCTCCCACACCTCTGCAGGGACCCTCAATCTGCACCCGACACTGAGCTCTCTGTCTGGGGGTGGACCCAAGGAGCTCCATGGGCTCCTCCGCACCAGCACCTCCCTGCCCTCATCCCCCCGTTCCCTGCAGCAGTGAGACCAGGGAGCCCCGAGCTGGGCACCCAGCACTGCCACATTCCTAGAGCCATCCCTGCCTGGGGTGCACAGGGTGACCTCCCCGCCAAGGACAGATTCCCTCCCTGCCAGGGCCACCCACCGGCACTGAGCAGCCCCTGGAGCTGCTTCCCACCCCAAGCATGAGGCCGGGGGGCTGGGACTTGCCCTCCGGCCACCCGCAGTGTGGAGGGTCCTGGCGGCGCGTACCTGCCAGTAAGGAAGGGTCCTTGCGAGCTGCCCCCAATGGCTCCTCTAAGGTCTCATGTCTCCTGCAGGAGAGCCCCGCTCTGCCTGCCCTCGTCTCTATCCGCCACTGCCCTGCACTGGAAGTCATATGCTGCTTTATAAACTATTTACATACAATGGGGCCTTTATTGGCTCCTGAACAACACACTTTAGCATTCAGATCCAACGCCCTGACTTCCGCCCACCCCGGCCAGACAAAGTCCCTGTGTGCTGCGTTCCTGCTGCCTGGCCCTGCACCCGCTCCCACCTCGCCCCGCGCCGGCCACAGGGTGCTCATCGCACCGCAGGCATCACTGGGCTGGACAACAACCCGGGGTGCCTGGGGGACCCTTCCCCAGGATTTATGGCAGATTGCAGCGGTGTGCTCGTCCCGCATGGTTGGCGTGGGGCAGCGTGACCGGAGCTGGGGtctggctgctctccagcatggCACTGAGCAGTCTGTGGGGACCCATGGGGCTGAGTGTGCTGGGTACAGCCCCCATGGGTCCCGCCATGCCCTCGAGGCTCTGCTGCCAGGGGGTTGGTGCCAGCAGCAACATCTGCGagggtgctgcagctgccctgtgTGTGCCCTGTCCCGCTGGGGACATGGgaaagagtccgacagggcGATGCTGGCTGGGCACTCAGTGCTGAGAGCCATGTGCCATGGGagcagtgctcctctcctgAGACCGGGCCACTGATGCTGCCTTACTGCTCGGAAAGGCTGGTGGAGGCAACAGCCCCTGCGCTTGCAGACCCCTTGTGCCCATGTCCCTCAGGGCTGGTGTCCCAGCCATACCATTGCGCTGTGTCACATACCCGCAGGGATGGTGTCATGTCCCTTGGGTTTTGTCCCCAAGCCTCAGGTGGGGAGCAGAACACCCAGTAAAACCCACGAGCTGGGGGCCCAGAGGGTGGCGGGGAAACAATGCCATCCTAAATGTCACCTCTACCCCTTAGCCCGGGGTGCCAGTGTCTGGAGCCTGGAGCACAAACGGTGGTGGGCAAAGACCCTTCAGTGAagctgcagggagggcagccAGTGCCCAGGCCatgctctgctcctcaccccacTCCCTGCCATGGGGGCCAGCACCCCTGGCTCTGCCCCTCCAGCCCACAGCTGagccctctgcagcccccaccCTGGACTCCCCCGTGCTCCCTAGCTGGGAGATGTGTGGCCACCCCCGCAGCAGTGCCATGCCCAGCAGCCTCTCACCTCAGCACCAGGACAGGCAAAGCTCTTGGGGAGCGCAGCAACCTTAGCCTCCAGTGTAGCACCCTGGACTTTATACTCCCCTCCGTCACGTCACCCACCCCCTCCCAAACAGCCTTGCTCCTTCCAAGGCTTGCTCCTTGCCAAGTAAACACTGCAGGTGTGTCCAGCCCGCACTCACACCACTGAGGCACCCCTGGCACCCACCACCACAGCTGAGCATCCCTTGGGGACAGCCCAGGGGCCACCACAGCACCGAGTCAGCGCCAGCCCCCCAGAATGGTTTCTGTGGGAGCTCCGTGGTCCCCCTGGCCACGCTCCCCTGCTGTGAGCATCCTTCCCGCCATGTCTCCTGCAAGCTGGGCACGTGGCGGAGCCCCACTCTCCATCCCAGGGGATGGCTCTggacacccccagcacccaaagCACCTTGATCCCCGGCTGCAGCCTGCCAGCTGGTCCCTGGGGAGCCACCAACACTCAGATTTAATGTGTAAAAGCACAGCCGGGAAAGGCAAACAGCCTGTCAACCATTAACCCAGCTAACGGCCCACTCCAAGGTCCCGCTGACCAGCACCCCGAGTGGCCTTGCAGCATGCCAGGACATGACCTCTCTGCCCTGCTTTTTAGGGCCCCGGGGTGGGCTGCAGGACGCTGCACACCATCCCCTGCATGAGGATGGCAGCGGTAGCGCTGTACTCCACATGAGGATGGCAGGCTGACATTGTGGGGTGGTGAGGGGAGAcggggggggggtccccccgAAGCGCGGCGGGGACGGTGGGCTGTGAGGGGCCGGGGATCGCCGGGCATGCGGGGCGGGTGGGGCCGGCCGGGGCCGCAATCTCGGCCCGTGATAAACCGCCGGCTGAGTCACCAGCGCCCGGCGGTGAGCGGGAGGGGCCGcagccgccggccccgccctgGCCGCGCACCCGGGGCCCGGGACATGCGGCGGGACCGGGGGGGGCCCTGCCCGGAGCGGAGTGTGGAAGGGGGGCAGGCAGAGGCGGAGCACTGGGGAGTGTCAGGGGGCAAACTGGGATGACAGTATAggcaaggggctggtggggacaggctggagggGGTCAGGCTGGGTGGGGGCACTGGGAAATTCTTGGGCGGCGGGGGGCAGACTGGTGGGCAATGGGGGATTTGTGGGATGAGCTAAGGGGGAGATGTGTGGACATGGGACTCAGGGGGGAGCTGCAAGAGCCAGGCtgtggggggcactgggggacactgggagccAGGTTGGCGGCACTGGGGGCTCCAGGAGGCCGGGGGGCAGCGGAGCGCGGCGGTGGGCGGGGGGGGTGGTCGTCGCCCGCCGTGACGGCTGTGCCTGGTCGCGCCAGCAGGTGGCGCTGCGGGGCCGAgtcgggccgggccggggggcggcggggccgctcccACCCGGGGGGGCTCGGCACGTGGGAATCCACCTAAAAATATAGTAACAATcgaggaaaaacaggaaagaggGAGGAGGAACCCGGGGCGTTGCTGTCCAGCCCAGTGCCCGCCCAGTGTCTTCAGCGGGAGGTGACGGGAGTACCGGGAGCCCCGGGGGTGGGCGGGGGCGCGGGCAGCCCCCTCGCCCTCCCGGGGCAGCCGCTGGCCTGTGGGCCCGGGCCGCGGGCACCGCCGCCTGTTTGCAACAGGCACAACTGTTGCGCAAAAGCCAGCGGTCAAGGACAGGCTGTACGAATAGGCTGTCGCCGGCGCTGCCTCCAGTGCTCGGAAAACTGCACTGTCCTAGACTGCGTGGACCAGAAACAGGCTCTTTGTTAATGACGTTAATCGTGAGGTTAATTTGGTGTCTGAAGTTGCAGCAAAGAGCTTGGGGACGTGGGCACATTGAACGCAGACAAGCTGATGAGATAGGCAGGGCTGGGCCAACATCCGGATGGTGGGATGGGGGTGACGCAGCTACTAGCACCTTGCTGGGGTCAGAGATCTCACAGCCCAGCAGTCTGTGCTGGTACAGCGGAGGAAATCAAGCTCCAGCCATCACTGAAACACCTCTGCTGCCAGGAGGAaaagggtgctgcagggcaggctcTCAGAGCGCCCCTTCCCCTGCCATCCCGCCCTAGGCAGGGCTGGCCCCCTGCATGGCTCAGCCTTGCTCCAGGCTgggtggctgctgcagcacagggtcAGGCTTGGGCTGACGGGCAGCACAGGCATCCCTGGATCCAGGCTGCTGCCCTCGGAGAGAAACACCCTCTGGTTTGAGTCAGCTCTGCCGGGAAGGGCATTGGCAGTGGGTAAGCACAGAAATCCTTTTGCCGCTGCAGCATGGGGCGAAGAGGGTTGCAGCGCATGGTGTACCAGCTTGTTCTGTCCACCTGTAGGTCTGCTGTCCTGTGTCTTGTGtaccccagggctgtggggacgAGGACACTGTCCTAGTGATGCTACTGTGCAGAGTAGCATCCTTGCTCTCCTGCTGGCTGTGGCtcctggagcaggcaggagccagGCATAGGTCACTCATCCCCTCCCCATGCCAGAGACAGCTTTGTGGTTCCGTTCCCTTGTGCTTCTCTTTGCCAGCAGCCCTAAATATGTCCCCTGAAGCTAAGGATGTCCAACAATCATCACAGAGATGTTAACTGCACATACCCTCTGGGACACAGTATCCCCTGGGCTTTGCCATGTCTCCAGAGAAATGTTGCTGATGCTCAAGGACACCTTGGACAGATGGCAGTAGCGTCATAGAAATGTGTTGTCTGTCACCAGCTTGCCCTTGAGCTTCTAGCTGGGGTGGCCATGCTGGCACATGGGACAGCAGGCAGCTGAAGCCATGCAAGGATGAGGAGGGAGGACAGAAGGGCAGGGCAAGCCGCTGTTCTGGGGCAGAAAGGCATCTCCCCTTCATGAGGGCACTAGGCACCGCAGTGTGGTGATGCCAGCATCACTGAAATGGGCCGCTGGccaccaggcagggctggcccGGCTGCTTGCACTGCAGTGAGACAGCTACTGTGGGAGGTGTGCTGTGGAGCACCAGCATTTCCATGGAAAC
Coding sequences within it:
- the GJB1 gene encoding gap junction beta-1 protein: MNWAGLYTVLSGVNRHSTAIGRIWLSVIFIFRIMVLVVAAESVWGDEKSAFTCNTQQPGCNSVCYDHFFPISHIRLWALQLILVTTPALLVAMHVAYQQHQEKKLLVLTGHGDPKHMEEVKKHKMRISGSLWWTYVCSVVFRLLFEAVFMYIFYMLYPGYQMVRLVKCEAYPCPNIVDCFISRPTEKTIFTVFMLVTSSICIVLNMAELVYLVVRACARRGQHNSNPSSGKGSFYGHKLSSEYKQNEINQLLTEQDGSLKDMLRRNPGLQEKGDRCSAC